The Clavelina lepadiformis chromosome 3, kaClaLepa1.1, whole genome shotgun sequence region aaagaagCTGGGAAAAAGGAACGTCAACTAGTTCGGCAACGGGAGCAAGCTGGACTGAGTGAAGGTATAAACCTTGAACTCACTTATGCTGTTTTGGTCAATCTTGCCGTCCAGTACGAGGCAAATGACATGCTTTCAGAGGCTCTCAACATGTATCAAGTGATAGTCAAGAACAAGATGTTTCAACATGCAGGCCGTCTCAAAGTTAACATGGGCAATATCTACTTCAAGCAGGGTAATATGCCCAAAGCTATTAAGCTATACCGCATGGCTCTTGATCAGGTCCCTACAACTCAGAAGGAAATTCGAATaaaaatcatgcaaaacaTTGGTGCTGTGTTTGTGAAACTAGGACAATATAATGATGCAGTTACATCTTATGAGCATATCATGAGTGAAAAACCCGATTTTCAAAGTGGTCTAAATTTAATTCTCTGCTATTTTGCTCTTGGTGACAAAGAGAAGATGAGCAAGTCATTTGTAAAACTTCTGTCCGTAAATCTTGGGATCGATGATGAGGATAAATACACAATAAGTTCCGATAACCCTCAGGAAAGTGTCTACCTGGATGCCATCAGAAATGACTCACTTCGGCAGCTGGAAAGGAAAAGGAAACTCATCGCAGAGAGATGCATTTTAACAGCTGCAAAAGTTATTTCACCGGCGATTGAGAATTCTTTTTCAGAAGGTTTTGATTGGTGTGTTGAGCAAGTGAAGGCATCTCCATATCATGACCTAGCCAATGATCTTGAGATTCACAAAGCACTGATGTATTTGAAGGAACGCGACTTCAACCAAGCAGTCAGCATCTTGAagacttttgaaaaaaaggaCACCCAAGTAAAATCACAGGCTGCAACTAATTTGtcattcatttatttcttACAAGGAAATCGTGACCAAGCTCGACGTTATGCGGATGCTGCTGTTAAGGCAGATAGGTTTAATGCCTCGTCGTTAACCAACAAAGCCAATTGTCTTTTCATGGACAACGACCCTGATGGAGCAATTGCACTGTACCGGGAGGCCCTTGATAATGACACATCTTGCTATGAAGCTCTTTACAACCTTGGTCTTGTCCACAAAAAACTTGGCaatttaaatgcagctttggATTGTTTCCTGAAGCTTCATAACATTGTCCGAACCAGTTCTCAAGTTATGTTTGAAATTGCAACAATCTATGAAAATTTAGAAGATTGGGGGCAAGCAATAGAATGGATGATGCAATGTGTTGGCGTAGTGCCCACTGGTGTGTTGATTTGTTGACCTTGAATTTGTATCttaccatttttattttgttagtaTTTCAATTGATATTTTAAACACTTCCAGAAATGTGCTTTCATTTCTAGATGCAAGCGTCCTGTCACGCATGGCTGCAATATGTGAGCACTCAGATGGTGGGGATCAGTCACAAGCCTTTGCTTATCATGTTGATTCTTATCGTCTATTTCCAGCTGATATTAACACTCTGGAATGGCTCGGTGCATACTACGTTGAATCACAATTTTCAGAAAAGgcgataaaatattttgaacgtgCCGCTGTGATACAACCAAACGATGTAAAATGGCAGCTCATGGTTGCAAGTTGTCATCGACGTAGTGGCAACTACCAAAGCGCTTATGACAAGTACAAGCACATTCATACAAAATTTCCAGACAATGTTGAGTGCTTAAAGTACCTAAATAGGCTTTCATCGGACCTCGGTCTTACAAAAGAAGTTCAGGTAAACAGTCCAAAGTCCACCAATAACGTACAATATTCCCTCACATATGTGTGGctatatttattaaaaaatttgacattAACTTACACTTACAGGAATATGCAAATAAATTGCGAAAGGCTGAGAAAACGCAAGAAGCAAGGAATCAGAGAGCTGAAAGTGCCGGAAAAAGAAGAGGTTTGAAACCTCCAGGTAGGTTTGCGCCTTTCCAGATGAAAAcagagaaaaaaattattttactttttgattCTTTTCATCTTCAGATAGCGCAGATAGTTCCGGTGGTAGTCGAAACAACAGTGGCAGTGGTTCTGCTCGCCAAAGGAGGGTAATTTCAGATCAAGTAAGTGACAACGAAAGGGCAAAAAAGAATCTGGATGCGACATATAGTGATCCTCTTGGTCCAGCTGCAGAGAGGCCGAAAACAGCAGCTCGAAGTCGTACTGTTATTGATGATTTTGAAGATGTAGAAGTTGATGACAATTTACTACCAGATTAAGTCTTCCACTTTTTGATTTCAGTCGCGAAGACACCATTCAATACATCAGAAATCAGGATGTGTTTAAATTTCTATAAAGTTTGTGGGGTATTATAATTTGTTATtactattttttaaacttgctCTGTGAAAAACAAGTAAATCCAACTGCTTATTATCTTTTCTGTACAGCAATGTCATTTTTACAGTATCCATTTGCAGCTTAACCTacaagcaaatgttttatgctCAAGTGTTTAAAACTTCACTGTAATTTGTAATTATGGCACAGTTATTCGTTTTAACATATTACTGTTGTAATATTGATACTTCTATTACAACTGTTGTTATCAGTTAGCTCCTGGAAATAAACTCTAATTCACACAAgcttgcttttttaaattgactaATTATTAGTTACATTGGTGGATGCAATCAGCGTTTTAGATAGTTGCTTAAATACGTCTCAGTTACTGAATATCTTTATTATATGATGAATCCAAGCAACAATGTGGTACCTACCGATATACAACTACTATTACCACACAATGCCACGCTAAATTTGCCCATGCGGGCTGCATAATATGGCTGGAGAATAGAGACATTCACATGCGTACATTTAGtactaaaacattaaaaacaaaataaacttaactcaGAACACAATAGAGCATAGATATGTAATTTTATCAGCAATAActcaagaaaaaataaattaaaatcaaacaagtCAAGAAAGCACACATTACTAAAATTGACGATTGACCAGTGAAATTATAAATAGTAATATAGTATAGACTACCAATATCATCAAACATACTCCAGTTAAAACAAAGCTAAAAATCCTACTTTATTCACAGATAGGTATAATTGGTATATATAATAGTCATAGTGGTGGTTCAATCATGACCTGACATGGCTCACTAAACCACCATCAACGAAAAGAACAATCGTCATTAATCACGGTTGGGGGAACTACTGCAACGAACAGATTGCACAATACAGGAATATATACATACAGTTATACAGCACACATAAGTGGACTAAAATCTTTCGTTTAACATCTTGAGCGAAAGTGAAAGCAGTGAATAATTGCAATCAGTCTGCATTGTGATCAAAGCTGTTCTCGACAGCTCGGTAACGTTGATTGTCAGGCAACCTATAAGCGTGTGCAGCTGTGGCACAGTACCTAACACCACGcacaaataaaatgtattcTCCAAGTAGCCATAGAAGCATAAAAAAACACtattttctaaagaaaatCTGCCTTGCTGCCGACTTATTGAAATCTTAGCAACAATACACAGTCAGTATTTGCCGTTGTAAAacacaagataaaaaatttggccaaaaacACCAATTTTAATAATATCGTTTTTGTATCATCTTTAACAGGtgacaaatttacaaaatagcACGCTAGCAGCGTATCAAAATATTATAATCAATACAGACGGACAATAGATATAGTATAGGAATATACAAATGAAGTTCTAGGAAAGCTTTTTAATTGATCACTTTTTCGCCACATTGCACCGAAGAAAGTATTTTCTAAGTAAATAGCGAACTTCTGGCTTCACTTCAAACATCAGAAGGTCACATAGAAAAGAATGGAGGTCGCAGGATACCTGGACAaactaacaaacaaaaaataatgtcaTTACAAAATGCAGGAATATGAGTGATCAAACCTTACAACTACAagcaaagttaaacaaaatgtgtaataaatAATGGTTTATGCATGGCGTGTGAATCCCCACTTACATTTTCTTGATTTAAACGCAGAAGCCTAGTAAGGAGGACGAGTAGAATATTTGTCCATGATTCTCGGTGGGATTCCGTGGCAATTGAACAAAAATACTTCAAGGCAACTTGGCAAGTCCTAAGAATGAAATACTATTAGTAGTATGTTACCTGATGAGATGCACTCATTATTACAAACCGACTGACAGGAATCTTgcactaaaacaaaacagcaCACTCAATTTGCTTGTACGCTAGACAGACGTTAGTACCGTAATAATATGGTTCTTATTTTTTCCGAGCAATCGTCTCGCTCGTTTACGCGGAAAAGTATTCGGAGTGCACAGGACAAACTTGTCGTTTCTTGTCTGATTAAGTTCGGCTTGGACTTGCCTTTAAAACCTGCAAGGAATTTATAATGCAGAAAAAACTTGATCGGCAATAAGAAAATCGTGGGATAAAATTTTCCAATGTAAGGAAATAATAGaaggtaaataaataaataaataaatataccTTGTAACAAATTCAATGAAAAATCAATATATGCAGTAAAAAAGCAATTGTACATGTGGTTACACACCAGCCTTCCACAGGATGGTTCGTTGCTCGTTATCACTGTTGAAACGTTTTGCCATATCATGAGACTCATGCAGACATTTGACCATAACAAGAAGCTGCTCATCGGATAGATGACCAAACATCTCCTCTGAATGTCGACATTCTGGAGGAATGTCAGGAGAGTGACTCTGCAATTTTGAAGCGTTTATTATTAGCACTGTACCAAGTGGTAGTATATTTTATGGGATTCTTGAAAACCCATCAAACCATCAACCGCAACGAAGTATGGGAAACTTTACTCTGAACTGAATACATACAATGTAAGGGTAAAAAGATAGAAAACAAAAGGAATTATAAATGGACAAAGTCGATTTTTTCGCTGCTGAATTTGTGTCCATAACTTTAGCGACTGCAATTTTGCACCAAAATTAACAAAGGGTATGTTCATAATGAttgctaaataaaattataataacaaaaaatgatatTTCACCTTTGCAATTTCTAGATTGCGTTCATCATCTCCCCTGGATGTTGTTGGATAGAACAGGATCCGATCGACACACTCGATAAGTTCAGAAGTGAGTACACAATACAACTGCAGTCGCTGCAGGTCATCTCGATCTAAGGAAATAAAGACCTGAAGATCGTCTCGATCTACAAATAGTGAATCATGATGCAAAATCACTTGCAAATCAACGGAATGGTGGCAAGAAAAGCTCTGATCATTTTTAGCAATCTTGATTTTGATGTTATAAATGACAATTGCAATATGTAAATGTCTTTGAAATAATGCCAGCAAAATGAGATCAATATTTGTTAGCGTCATGCCGTCATCCATGCAACTGTTCAACTAATCATGTGTCTTTTTTTCTAGGCCACAATTTTCGGGGGAtagtttttttatgttaaacgTATTTGTACGCATTTGGTGTTATTCTGTTGCCGATAAGCTCTTTATGCTTAAATAAAATGATCAATAAAGCAAAACACATTGCACTGAAATGATAATGAAAATGCAAGAGATTTTTGAATGTAATGGAGTGATTCAATTTATAATTCAATGCGCAGCGATTCATTCAATTTTGCTGGCAAAAGTAGttgctaaaacaaaattattgacATATACAGAACACTGACACAAGCATGATTGTCCATATCGACTTCTCTTACCATTTGCTTGTGGTTTCCAGAGAAGCAGCTGGTGAGGAGAGACTTGCTTGAAGACATTCTGCATCGTTTCACAAGACAACTTCCAAGTTTCCAGCGTGAATTTACTCCCGTTAGAAAGGATGAGATTTTCCAGGCAGTTCACACCAGATCGAGCCAGTTGTTCGTTTTCTGCAAGTTAATCACTTTTAGATTGACAACACCAAAGTGGAAAAAACACAGATGAGAAACACAGAAAAATTGGACATGttgatttgttataaaatgacatacgtaaataaaaaaatatgcaaCATAAAACTGAAGTGTAGGAAAGTTCTTGATAATTACCTTTTTCCACACACCACAGGAGTTGGTTGTAAACATCAGGTAAGAGTGTGGGTGCAAGGGCCTCATAATATTGAGTGAAGACATCACATATCGCAAAGAGGGCATGGTTGCAAGTAGTTGCAAACCAATCAGATTTCTCCACTTGATGTTCTGGAATTTTCATCTGGTCAAATATTCTGTCAtacaaacaacacaaaacaaaacagttaGTAATGTGCATagtgatttgtagaaaaattaTAGACAGTACTCCTTGCATATAGGGTTAAGAGGTAAAGAAAGCCTAGATTAGGAGTCGATAAATGGGTCCGGCATTCTTTGTGTCACAGTGACAATGCTTAAAGCTGAAAATGGGAAAGATGAAAGCTTAGTTAGCAAGTAAAAGGCTTGAGGTATTATAGGGCATTTTTTCATACCTAAATATGATCTGAAAAAGTTCGTTCCACCAGTTTGTTTTAAACGAATGGCCGTGCGTCTTCATTATTTCAAACATTACAGTGAGCCCTCTGAATGAATAAAAAGTACGGATTACAACCGGTAAATCTATAGAATTGTATGTTGAATAAAATCCAGGTTTTTGTTATGTTATGAATCccgtttaaacaaaaaatacatatCCGTAAGTACGGCACAAAAGCATAGAAACTCATCACCTGGTCCTAACATCCAGTTTACATCTGCTGATAATACAAGATAATTCGAATAAAATCGGGAACCAACCACGAACCCAAACCCTCTCACCACTTCTCGATGGAGAGGCTTCGTCTCCGATAAGATCTTCGAATAGCTGAATAAGACATACAATGTCATACATATTACATACAAAATTATACATACACTAGTAAAAAGTCACATAAAAACAGTCTGCTTCTCATCCACTGATACAATATTACATTCAGTATCTTGTATTACAATGAAATCAACAATGCGACCACCTTTGGGACAAATAAAAAGTGCTCCAGTTACTGGAATAGGCAACTTGACTGGAAGTGTACTCGTCTACTATTAGAATAATCTGATTTTATGTTAGCAAACAATTTCCGGATTTAATATCACTACTTAAATTAGCAACAGatcttttattttcatcaacaagcaacaataaacaaatgaTTGGTGGCATTAGCCATATGATTAATCACGACAATCCAACATTTGGGACTGAAAAGAAGTGGTTGCTTAATCCAGACTACAagtaaaaaatgacaaaaaattcaGAACTAATGATAATGGTGGCTTATTCAAGACAATCTCGCAATTAGGGAGTTTATAATACTAAAAAATTCCAGTGTATTTAAcccattcaattatttaaaaaatgcttcGTGTGAGAAAACTATAACTTGAGTTAATTATGCTTTTTACCTCTGGTTTTAGTGCAACATAGTCAGCACATTGCCTGATAAGTCTGATtgcttccatgcttgtatctGGAAATGCACAGCAGGAGAACTCCCGAAGAGCAGATATAGCATCTTGGAAACAGTGGATGATCGAGGCAAAGTAAAACTGAAACGTTTCAactgaaaaataaatgcattaaaacatcaacatcaaacttcaaaacaaccttgaaaaaagaaacatattCACGCAGTCAGCGTGTATGTAACTTTTATGAATTATGAATACAACTTTATCAGATGTAATAGAGACTGCGTTGTTGATTGTTCTAAGAGTAAGCCATTTTACCGGTAATGTGACAAAGCACAAGCAGCAGGATGAAACCAATAACATAATGTCAAGGAAATTAATCTCACGTATACGTACTGATAATATTGCACGTTGTTTGAAATGCAAGCTCAACAATTGCTTCGTCATTATGTGATGCAGCAATAGTGAACacagtgaaaatatttttccatcCAGATTTGATATTTGGCGCCTGAGAACAGTTATAAATGTTGTTGACAAATAGTGTACAAAGAATGTAACACATACTGAATAGAAAGTAGgtcacaaaaatttaatgtaacaTCAAGAAAAGGTGCTATGACGAATAGCTTATAATTATACCTGTGATGTGACCATTTGCGTAATACATCTAACAACCATATCTTGTATCGTCAATGATGGATTGTGCTTCATGATATGCTCAAACGGAcgcaaaaaatctttttgaaaGCTAAAACCAGGTAGTTCCCCCTTCTCAAGAAACTTCATGGACAGTTGTCGTAAACTGTCAATGGCAAAGAATGCGACTCCCTCGTCATCGCTGCATCCAACAGCATTAAAATGTTCACCTGTACACAGAGTATGCTGATGGAGGTGAAGTTGTATTCACTGCCagataaaacttttcaaacagTTGCTGTTAGGTCtgattttgttgatttagTGTCGGTATTGAATATTTAATTCCTGTCCAAAAGTTCTTAATACTGGCGTTAAGTTCTTTGTAAAGTAATTAAACTCATTTAAAAACAGAGTATTCATTACACTTAGCCCTATCATTATtataaaattaccaagaatggCCCATATCCTAGACCATTGAATTCTTATTCTGCCCATGTTGTAATATGATATTTCAACAATCTTCTGCAAAGAAAACTTTCGAGGGTGGGAGGGATTGCATAGTTCACTCAATGACACTTTGCTCAGCCACTGGACAAAATCAACtagaaataaaagtatatatcTGAGAGAGTGTATTTATATCTGAGATAAGAGTGAAAATTCATTTCTGAGGTTTTCGCTATTCACAGTTATGTCCCATGCAAAAAGAAACTACAATTTAAGTGAAGTTGAAAGACATTGAGAGTgcttattgtattgtttagtCACTGAACTAGGTGAGCCACGACGCCCTACAACTGCAAAATTCAGTCAACAGCAGTGGAAGAAAATGCTGAATATACCAGTTACAGTAtcaattttaatcaaatcaaatcaaagttaaattttatgcAAGATTTTAGACGTTGTTATTTATTAATGAAACCATATCTGGTCAGGTAACCAGTGTAATAAAGTTCACATGACAAACTACTGTGGGTGGTAAAACACTGACATATTTATTACTCTAAAGTTCACTTTGTACTAGAGAAGgttaaaaacagcaaaaaggtaaaaaaagTCAGAAAAGCAACAACGACAAATTCAATTTATCGACAACAGCTCTATATAGTCATTCAGCATTAGcgatataatttatataaccTTAGCGTCGGTCTTTAGAAAGTTGAGGTTTCCTTACCAATTGCATCCCCATCCAGGCGTGTTGATCCCGTAAATATCCGATCAACTGCAACCACAATATTTTGCGAGCTCGTTTCACCCATTGATTCTTGAATGGTTGCCAATTTACGCTGCTCCATTCCAAaggtttttgttaaaactgcAGAAAACATTGACCTTCATTAAAAGGGTTAAtagaaatgaaagaaaaagcaagTTATGTAATCCGGAAACATTTACTATTAGACAAAAATTGATCATGCATAAAACATAAGCAAATGAACTGACTTGGGTTGTTGTCTAAAATGACAGCTTGCCGTTTCATAGCTGTTGTGGTTTGGTCTCGTACTCCAGAACCAATCAATTGCAGAAGTTCAAGATGTGATATACACTTTAGAATCTGCAAAAAACATCAATGAATAGTAAATAGAGTAATAATGTTTTACTGCACACAACTAAATACTAGactagggttgccatacgtccggatttccccggacatgtccggaattttagtgttcaaactgCGTCCGGGGGGggaatgctaaaatatgcttaaatgtccggaattttttaaaactgtttgttgcgttacgggtaataatttcattgtaaTTTCATTGTAatcattgttttcatttcattcataATTTCACCTCATAAACGACAATACAGCGCTCTATTTTGGGATACAATGATACATGGATGAGTGGAGCTGGGCTAGTAGCTGAAGGCCTTATATCTTggtcgatattgcaaaatttagaacatggctgaaacgataagagcgtatatttgctgaagaaaattataaagcagtgAAAGCAGTAGAAAAATAGCGCAACAACAAGTCTGTTGCAGACCAAATGACAATACCAAGGAAattgtcgtttgtttaatgcttaatGATTTCGAAGTGGGGCGCGGGTTTTGTTCGCACCGTCAAGGTGGGGCGCCTCTCCATAAGTTTTAGAACCCCTGTTCTAGTTGAAGATGCGAGCCGAATATGTTAAGTGCTaagatttaattttgttttgtttgttttgtaatttaatttgtaattttgagaTCACCAGAGGTCAAATCAGAGATAGCCCAATACCCTAGTGAATTAacgacactatgttcaaaaatccactctggtatacaatggataggcaaagcattgctagtgtgacgtcatattgacagacaatgtgttcatacctcattttaaaaaccgctagtgggcactaaagagtgtccggattttaggccacgaaaatatggtaaccctataCTAGACGAGTTGTGAAATGACAGTTAAACTATTACAAAAAAAAGCCCAATCATAACaaaataatcattttgcaTTATTACTAATTACAGTAATTAGTAAATAGTAATGATCATAGTCAGCAAATAGAttagtaataaaagtatcacatcCTATTAAGCGGTGACAGGCCGAACTATAGTGAGTCATCGATACTACTGTGTGAAGATaatgcattgttttgtttatccCACGCTAATCAAGGTATTGTGAGGGTAACTGAGGAAAAAATCGTTGCTCattaatgaaatgtttaacACCATGGACTGTTGTTAACTGACAAATACAGAATCAACATTGTCAGAAGAATTTATTGTGCAAGACCACACAAAGGCCAACCCAGACGGTTCTGTATTGTAATATGAAGCAATACGGAAATACGTGGAAAAGGCAATACTGAATAAAATCTACGCTTTCATAAAACTGCAGACATATTGGTCGTTTCATAGCAGTAGCAGGCACTACAACCAAACAATGGTTGGGCAAAATCACAATTTTGAGCGTGACAGAGAGAGTGGGAAAAAGCACAACACGACTTGGCTTTTGCACAGCAAATCAATCAACAATAAGACTACAATGTATAAAAGCTTATTAAAAAGAGAGGCAGTGCAGGAAGTGTAAGCAATCATGACTTGTATACATCATGTGGCAGGCATTACGATACATTAGCAGTTACGCAACTTTGGCGTATCGTTGTTACTCAGCATTATGTCATACTAGCAGGATGTTCAGGAAAAAACATGCTGGACCGCGTTAATGCAATGTAggcaaaaatgacaaaaaattgtaacTGTGAGTCACTAACGGTGGTGTCTATCGACAAACTAAATTCAACAGGAATATTCACGAACAGGGTATTAAGGAACAAGAGATAGGTGAAAATATCTATTCTTACGTGTAAATG contains the following coding sequences:
- the LOC143448285 gene encoding intraflagellar transport protein 88 homolog encodes the protein MSGLANLRLANEQEGDDIYSDFNNYNPMFDTNNMENDAGFMQAVKTSHGKRPPMTALRGVGAAGKSGAGFRGNLTSSLGRVPSDLDMGGRPVTSVTGAGFSSQKKGIIAGGSTFDPLNQASRGIAGVAPPLESLEEDTQEDKIKALERSIIDLIEQSAVANSCKDYVTATEKAKEAGKKERQLVRQREQAGLSEGINLELTYAVLVNLAVQYEANDMLSEALNMYQVIVKNKMFQHAGRLKVNMGNIYFKQGNMPKAIKLYRMALDQVPTTQKEIRIKIMQNIGAVFVKLGQYNDAVTSYEHIMSEKPDFQSGLNLILCYFALGDKEKMSKSFVKLLSVNLGIDDEDKYTISSDNPQESVYLDAIRNDSLRQLERKRKLIAERCILTAAKVISPAIENSFSEGFDWCVEQVKASPYHDLANDLEIHKALMYLKERDFNQAVSILKTFEKKDTQVKSQAATNLSFIYFLQGNRDQARRYADAAVKADRFNASSLTNKANCLFMDNDPDGAIALYREALDNDTSCYEALYNLGLVHKKLGNLNAALDCFLKLHNIVRTSSQVMFEIATIYENLEDWGQAIEWMMQCVGVVPTDASVLSRMAAICEHSDGGDQSQAFAYHVDSYRLFPADINTLEWLGAYYVESQFSEKAIKYFERAAVIQPNDVKWQLMVASCHRRSGNYQSAYDKYKHIHTKFPDNVECLKYLNRLSSDLGLTKEVQEYANKLRKAEKTQEARNQRAESAGKRRGLKPPDSADSSGGSRNNSGSGSARQRRVISDQVSDNERAKKNLDATYSDPLGPAAERPKTAARSRTVIDDFEDVEVDDNLLPD